In Roseovarius sp. EL26, the genomic window TAATTTTTCTGGGGTCACTTTTTGAAACGGCATAGGGCACCTTACAGATAACATTCAAACCATAGGTTCTGAGCAAGGCAGCGGCAAGGGACAAGCTGCGCTGGATCCGTATTGTAAATTTGTGCAAAGAAGTGGTTGCGGGCGAAACGTTCTGAAATCCTGTCTTTTTGATTGTGTTCTGCTCGACCTCCTGAAAGGTTTTATCAAGTCGCCACATTTTATGGCGGGTGAAATTTGGCAGGCCAATGTGCCAGTGTTACCAAGCCTTTGATCGTTACAGATTGGAATTCACGATGTCCGCACCAACCAACGCCCTGAAAGCCGCGCTGAAACGCGGGGAAACACAGATCGGTTGCTGGGCCAGTTTTGCTGATCCTTATGCAACAGAAGTGCTGTCGACAGCTGAGTTTGACTGGATTTTGATTGATGCAGAGCATTCACCCAATGATTTGCGTACGATCATGCACCAGCTTCAGATCCTTGAGGGCAAACGTTCAGATGCGGTGGTGCGCCTGCCAATGGGAGAGGATTGGTTGATCAAGCAAGTGTTAGATGCTGGTGCAC contains:
- a CDS encoding HpcH/HpaI aldolase/citrate lyase family protein — protein: MSAPTNALKAALKRGETQIGCWASFADPYATEVLSTAEFDWILIDAEHSPNDLRTIMHQLQILEGKRSDAVVRLPMGEDWLIKQVLDAGAQSLLIPMVETAEQARDLVRATRYPPEGIRGSGAALARSSMFASRKDYIETANAEICLIIQVETRAALAALDDILAVDGVDAVFIGPSD